One part of the Halobacteriovoraceae bacterium genome encodes these proteins:
- a CDS encoding tetratricopeptide repeat protein codes for MHRMLFIFLFISVLTNSCAHKNIIDSVDGKGQSLKINTIFPNEEIQSGKNENENDEEQMEKAIEMAIKKGPDAIRFLSTDLFIKANDASLRGESQLASYLYKNLLKLTPNDLYVQKKYAVELIRIGDLKKSLEFLKEVYEQDPKDESVGLVYAGVLTVVGNRKEARETYSRLIELNKENEEACVFLAKSYSLDNMYNDAFSQLRTCQKYMPKNPLFAYYAGKLRLDKGQAMLAISEFKKALRIKGSYYQAALAIGMIYEQDNKVQKAIENYKHFVDKNEGNNPVLSRLVQLMFAAEKFDEAIPYAEKLSGLEQADLDLKSRLGILYTRKGEYKKAIAVFKEILAVIPTSDQILYDLAYLYQRINDYENSIETYEKISEKSEYYFESIKNISEILHTQALIDESKAQKFMSFVNKYRVNSPDYVRLTMNILLADYYEAKESYKRAIASVEEISEVEGFTNGHKYYLAGLYEKDNEIIKSQELLKDILTDEPDNVDALNYLGYSYIESGSNLDKAFELIRKAVDLSPTDGYIRDSLGWYYYKIGDFKAALKQIIMANKYAPSDHVILKHLGMVYQKLELYDDSVKFLKEAISKCKDKKEKEKIRSFLGEVEAVRMPASGP; via the coding sequence ATGCACAGGATGTTATTTATTTTTTTATTCATTTCTGTTTTAACCAACAGCTGTGCACATAAAAATATAATTGATAGTGTCGATGGTAAAGGCCAGTCTTTAAAAATTAATACGATCTTTCCTAATGAAGAAATTCAAAGCGGTAAAAACGAAAATGAAAATGATGAAGAACAAATGGAAAAAGCAATCGAGATGGCCATTAAAAAAGGCCCTGATGCCATTCGATTTCTTTCAACTGATTTGTTTATAAAGGCCAATGATGCTTCTCTTCGAGGGGAATCACAACTTGCGTCTTATCTTTACAAAAACTTATTGAAATTAACACCAAACGATTTATACGTGCAAAAAAAATATGCTGTTGAGTTAATAAGAATAGGGGACCTAAAAAAATCTTTGGAGTTTCTCAAAGAAGTCTACGAACAAGATCCTAAGGATGAATCTGTTGGACTAGTTTACGCAGGAGTACTAACTGTAGTAGGAAACAGAAAAGAGGCCAGAGAAACGTATAGTAGGTTAATTGAACTCAATAAGGAAAACGAGGAGGCCTGTGTGTTTTTGGCCAAATCATATTCTTTGGACAATATGTATAATGATGCATTTTCCCAACTAAGAACTTGTCAAAAATATATGCCTAAAAACCCACTATTTGCCTACTACGCAGGAAAGCTTCGCTTAGATAAGGGTCAGGCGATGTTGGCCATTAGTGAGTTCAAAAAAGCACTTCGAATAAAGGGATCTTATTATCAAGCTGCACTTGCAATTGGAATGATCTATGAACAAGATAATAAAGTGCAAAAAGCAATCGAAAACTATAAACATTTTGTTGATAAAAATGAGGGCAACAACCCAGTTTTGTCGAGATTAGTTCAATTAATGTTTGCAGCTGAAAAATTTGATGAGGCCATTCCATACGCTGAAAAACTTTCTGGTCTTGAGCAAGCTGACCTAGATCTTAAATCCAGGCTGGGGATCTTATATACTCGAAAAGGAGAGTATAAAAAAGCAATTGCTGTATTCAAAGAAATTTTAGCAGTGATACCGACATCGGATCAAATATTATATGACTTGGCCTATCTTTATCAACGAATAAATGATTATGAAAATTCAATAGAGACCTACGAAAAAATTTCAGAAAAAAGTGAATATTACTTCGAGAGTATAAAAAATATTTCTGAAATTTTGCATACACAAGCTCTCATCGATGAATCAAAAGCCCAGAAGTTTATGTCGTTTGTGAATAAATATAGAGTCAATTCGCCTGACTATGTAAGATTGACAATGAACATATTGTTGGCAGACTATTACGAAGCAAAGGAAAGCTACAAACGAGCAATCGCTTCAGTTGAAGAAATTTCTGAAGTAGAAGGTTTTACTAACGGTCATAAATATTATTTGGCAGGTCTTTACGAGAAAGATAATGAAATAATAAAGTCACAAGAACTACTTAAGGACATACTTACAGATGAACCTGATAACGTTGATGCTTTGAATTATTTGGGCTACTCTTATATAGAGAGTGGTTCAAATTTGGATAAAGCATTTGAGCTCATAAGAAAGGCCGTTGATCTAAGTCCTACTGATGGCTATATTAGAGATTCTTTAGGTTGGTATTATTATAAGATTGGTGACTTTAAAGCAGCACTAAAACAAATAATAATGGCCAACAAATATGCTCCGAGTGATCATGTCATTTTAAAACATTTAGGAATGGTCTACCAGAAATTAGAACTGTATGATGATTCAGTAAAGTTTCTTAAGGAGGCGATTTCAAAATGCAAAGACAAAAAAGAAAAAGAGAAGATTCGTTCGTTTTTAGGCGAAGTCGAGGCCGTACGAATGCCGGCATCTGGTCCCTAA
- a CDS encoding ABC transporter permease, with protein MSELVTQIEEKMISIEKEQEKEESLSLWQHAFKKLLSDKMAIISFSIFAIYVLVAVLSFCGIIANDWNVDVGSSYLPPSSKYFFGTDLLGRDVFLKTIKGAEVAVTVGLVTALIATLIGVTLGAIAGYFGGIVDEVIVWFYTSFSSIPYILMLVALSFIIGQKGLVVVFLALGLSSWVNLCRLVRGEVIRHRDREYVQAAHAIGCGHMRKLFVHILPNIGHIIIINFSLQFQYAIKAEVILSYLGIGVQELPSWGKMIDDAKQELFNGVWWQLVAATAAMFIVVLSLNILGDSLRDALDPKLKGK; from the coding sequence ATGAGTGAACTTGTAACACAGATCGAAGAAAAAATGATTTCAATAGAAAAAGAACAAGAAAAAGAGGAGTCACTCTCTTTATGGCAACATGCTTTTAAAAAATTATTGTCGGATAAAATGGCTATAATTTCATTTTCAATATTTGCAATATATGTCCTTGTTGCAGTTTTAAGTTTCTGTGGAATTATTGCAAATGACTGGAATGTTGATGTGGGAAGTTCGTATTTACCACCAAGTTCAAAGTATTTCTTTGGCACAGATTTACTTGGTAGAGATGTATTTCTTAAAACAATAAAAGGCGCAGAAGTCGCTGTTACTGTGGGATTAGTGACAGCATTAATCGCTACTCTTATTGGAGTTACTTTGGGAGCAATCGCAGGATATTTTGGTGGCATTGTCGATGAAGTTATAGTTTGGTTTTATACTTCGTTTTCTTCAATTCCCTATATTCTGATGCTCGTTGCTCTATCATTTATAATTGGTCAAAAGGGATTAGTAGTTGTCTTCCTGGCCCTGGGGTTGAGTTCTTGGGTAAATTTATGTCGACTTGTACGAGGAGAGGTTATCCGTCACAGGGATAGAGAGTATGTTCAGGCCGCACATGCTATTGGATGTGGACACATGCGAAAACTTTTTGTTCATATATTGCCCAATATAGGTCACATAATTATTATTAACTTTTCACTACAATTTCAATACGCAATTAAAGCTGAAGTCATATTATCTTATTTAGGAATTGGTGTTCAGGAATTACCAAGCTGGGGAAAAATGATAGACGATGCTAAGCAAGAACTTTTTAATGGCGTTTGGTGGCAATTAGTTGCTGCAACAGCTGCAATGTTTATTGTTGTCCTTTCTTTAAATATACTAGGTGATTCATTGAGAGATGCACTAGATCCCAAACTTAAAGGAAAATAA
- a CDS encoding dipeptide ABC transporter ATP-binding protein, with amino-acid sequence MSKSILEVKNLCKNYPVKSGILNRVTNLVRAVNNVSFSLKKGETLGLVGESGCGKSTLGRCLMRLTEPTSGEVLLNGENILEYNHKQMQKIRKKMQIIFQDPYASLNPRMTVYNILSEPMDLHKEHMDKIDRKKRLYELLDQVQLPVDTLNKYPHEFSGGQRQRICIARALAVNPEIIICDEPVSALDVSVQAQVVNILMDLQKDLGLSYIFIAHDLKVVEYISTEVAVMYLGKVVEKASPKELYGHSHHPYTKALFSAMPHLNTDSTKHRIILNGDLPSPLSPPNGCHFHPRCWKSNEECLMRYPESKKLSETHSFSCFHPISE; translated from the coding sequence ATGTCTAAGTCTATTTTAGAAGTAAAAAATCTTTGTAAAAATTATCCAGTGAAAAGTGGAATTTTAAATCGTGTTACAAATCTTGTAAGAGCTGTAAATAATGTTAGTTTTTCACTAAAAAAAGGAGAGACTCTTGGCCTCGTAGGAGAATCTGGCTGTGGTAAATCTACTTTGGGCCGTTGTTTAATGCGATTGACAGAACCTACGAGTGGAGAGGTTTTGCTAAATGGTGAAAATATTCTCGAATATAATCATAAACAAATGCAAAAAATTAGAAAAAAAATGCAGATTATATTTCAAGATCCATACGCTTCTCTAAATCCTAGAATGACTGTTTATAATATTTTAAGTGAACCTATGGATTTACATAAAGAACACATGGATAAAATAGATCGTAAAAAAAGACTTTATGAACTATTAGATCAAGTTCAACTTCCCGTAGATACTTTAAATAAATATCCTCACGAGTTTTCTGGTGGGCAAAGACAAAGAATATGTATTGCTAGGGCACTTGCAGTCAATCCAGAAATAATAATATGTGACGAGCCAGTATCTGCTTTAGATGTCTCTGTGCAAGCACAAGTCGTAAATATTTTGATGGATTTACAAAAAGATCTTGGTCTATCTTATATTTTTATAGCTCATGATCTAAAAGTAGTTGAGTACATATCTACTGAAGTAGCAGTCATGTACTTAGGAAAAGTTGTTGAGAAGGCCAGTCCCAAAGAATTATATGGACATTCACACCATCCATATACTAAAGCATTATTCTCGGCCATGCCACATCTAAATACAGATTCAACAAAGCATAGAATTATTTTGAACGGTGATTTGCCCTCTCCTCTTAGTCCACCCAATGGTTGTCACTTTCATCCGAGATGCTGGAAATCAAATGAAGAGTGTCTCATGCGATATCCTGAGAGCAAAAAACTGAGTGAAACACATAGTTTTAGTTGTTTTCATCCTATTTCAGAGTAA
- a CDS encoding ABC transporter permease: MNIWSYVFRRILYIFPILLGVCLIIFIMFNVVAPDPARVMLGKHASVEQMEQIRRELGLNRSPVVQYIDVVKSAFTFDFGRSWSTKQKISEMISQGIIPSLTISLPSFILSSIIAICISLVVSFFRGKLIDKTIVFACVALMSISSLAYILFGQYFLAFKLGIFEISGYEFPNFLPYVALPVLIWIFLNVGPDVRFFRTIMLDEIYQDYVRTARAKGLSEFKIMFKHVLKNSMISILTYLVIQIPYLILGSLLLENFFSIPGLGSIIVDAINASDFPVLKAMTILGAVGLIFFSVLTDVMYALFDPRARLK, from the coding sequence ATGAACATCTGGAGTTATGTTTTTAGAAGAATTCTTTACATTTTTCCTATATTGCTTGGAGTTTGTTTAATTATATTTATTATGTTCAATGTTGTTGCCCCTGATCCGGCCAGAGTTATGTTAGGAAAACATGCATCTGTTGAACAAATGGAGCAAATTAGACGTGAACTAGGGTTAAATCGTTCTCCAGTTGTTCAATACATCGATGTGGTTAAATCTGCTTTTACTTTTGATTTTGGTCGTTCATGGTCCACAAAACAAAAAATTTCAGAAATGATTTCACAAGGAATTATTCCTTCTCTAACTATCTCTCTACCTAGTTTTATTTTATCAAGCATTATTGCAATTTGTATTTCATTAGTCGTTTCTTTTTTTAGAGGTAAATTGATTGATAAAACAATTGTTTTTGCCTGTGTTGCTTTGATGAGTATATCTTCACTGGCCTATATATTATTTGGACAATATTTCTTGGCTTTTAAACTTGGGATTTTTGAAATTTCAGGTTATGAATTTCCTAACTTTTTACCATATGTTGCACTTCCCGTACTTATTTGGATTTTTCTAAATGTTGGGCCTGATGTACGTTTTTTTAGAACGATTATGCTAGATGAAATATACCAGGACTACGTACGAACTGCTCGGGCCAAAGGACTTAGTGAATTTAAAATTATGTTTAAACATGTACTCAAAAACTCTATGATTTCAATTCTCACTTATCTCGTAATTCAGATTCCATATTTAATTTTGGGCTCCTTATTATTAGAAAATTTTTTTAGTATTCCAGGACTTGGAAGTATTATAGTAGATGCCATAAATGCTTCAGATTTTCCTGTCCTTAAGGCCATGACCATTTTAGGTGCAGTAGGACTAATATTTTTTAGTGTTTTAACAGACGTCATGTATGCACTTTTTGACCCTAGAGCGAGATTGAAATAG
- a CDS encoding ABC transporter ATP-binding protein — protein MDKILEIKDLEVEFATDKGPVKAIRNVSFDVYKGRTLGLVGESGSGKSVTALSIMGLIPNPPGRVTKGEILYNGRNLLALNSKEMRKIRGNKISMIFQEPMTSLNPVYTIGNQINEVVKLHIPSLNKKERIEKSIDMLKLVGIPDPEKRYNEYPHQMSGGMRQRIMIAISLICGPDILIADEPTTALDVTIQAQILELMLKLQEEFGMGIIFITHDLGVVSELCHDVAVMYCGKIVEKTSCNDIFKHPLHPYTEGLINSVPRFDSTTNEKKDRLITIPGIVPSLFKLPKGCSFQDRCSYVSEDCKGVKGCPELSLEHSGHWVSCFRPLLLENNHV, from the coding sequence ATGGATAAAATTTTAGAGATTAAAGATCTAGAGGTTGAATTTGCTACTGATAAAGGCCCTGTGAAAGCAATTCGAAATGTTAGCTTTGATGTCTATAAAGGAAGAACATTAGGTCTTGTTGGAGAGTCTGGTTCAGGAAAATCAGTAACAGCTTTATCTATTATGGGACTAATTCCAAATCCTCCGGGAAGAGTCACAAAGGGAGAAATTCTTTATAATGGACGAAATCTTTTGGCGTTAAATTCCAAAGAAATGAGGAAAATTAGAGGTAATAAAATTTCAATGATTTTTCAAGAACCAATGACTTCTCTCAATCCTGTCTATACAATAGGCAATCAAATCAATGAAGTCGTTAAATTGCATATTCCTAGTCTTAATAAAAAAGAAAGAATTGAAAAAAGTATAGATATGCTAAAGCTTGTAGGTATTCCGGATCCAGAAAAAAGATATAATGAATATCCTCATCAGATGTCCGGTGGAATGAGACAAAGAATCATGATCGCAATATCTCTTATATGTGGGCCAGATATTCTTATTGCTGATGAACCAACGACCGCTTTAGATGTTACTATTCAGGCACAGATTTTAGAGCTTATGCTTAAACTACAAGAAGAATTTGGCATGGGAATAATTTTTATTACACACGATCTTGGGGTTGTATCAGAGCTATGCCATGACGTCGCTGTTATGTATTGTGGAAAAATAGTGGAAAAAACTAGTTGTAATGATATTTTTAAACATCCTCTTCATCCCTATACTGAAGGCTTAATAAATTCAGTCCCAAGGTTTGATTCAACTACAAATGAAAAAAAAGATCGTTTGATAACAATACCTGGCATCGTCCCATCTCTTTTCAAACTTCCCAAAGGTTGTTCATTTCAAGATAGATGCTCTTATGTGAGTGAAGACTGTAAGGGAGTGAAAGGGTGTCCAGAATTATCTTTAGAACACTCTGGCCATTGGGTAAGTTGTTTTCGGCCATTATTACTGGAGAACAACCATGTCTAA